The following are encoded in a window of Rhodomicrobium lacus genomic DNA:
- the dgcA gene encoding N-acetyl-D-Glu racemase DgcA — MRRLSVAIESWPIAGAFTISRGSRTEARVVVATVEDGGVHGRGECVPYPRYGETVEGVAAKIESFGEAIAGGVTRAELLTLLPGGAARNALDCALWDLEAKLAGKRVWDLAGIAAPQPATTAYTLSLGDPASMEEAARAARHRPLLKVKLGGAGDAERIAAVRRGAPNAALIADANEAWNDAVFAENLAACRAAAVSLVEQPLPAGADARLADVADEDRGSIRFCADESIHTAADLGQIAARYQAINIKLDKTGGLTAALELKREALGRGLSIMVGCMVGTSLAMAPALLLANGADYVDLDGPLLLARDRDPGLAFEGSVIGALPSALWG, encoded by the coding sequence ATGCGCAGGCTCTCCGTCGCCATCGAAAGCTGGCCCATCGCGGGGGCGTTCACGATCTCACGCGGCAGTCGCACGGAAGCGCGCGTCGTGGTCGCCACCGTCGAGGACGGCGGCGTGCATGGGCGGGGCGAATGCGTGCCTTATCCGCGCTACGGCGAAACCGTCGAGGGCGTCGCCGCGAAAATCGAAAGCTTCGGCGAAGCGATCGCGGGCGGGGTGACACGAGCGGAGCTTCTGACCCTGCTCCCGGGCGGTGCGGCGCGAAACGCGCTCGACTGTGCGCTGTGGGATCTGGAAGCGAAGCTTGCGGGCAAGCGTGTCTGGGATCTTGCGGGCATTGCCGCGCCTCAACCCGCCACCACCGCCTATACGCTGAGCCTCGGCGATCCTGCCTCAATGGAGGAGGCTGCGCGCGCGGCCAGACACCGCCCGCTCCTCAAGGTCAAGCTCGGTGGAGCGGGCGACGCGGAGCGCATCGCCGCCGTTCGCAGAGGCGCGCCGAATGCCGCGCTTATCGCGGATGCCAACGAGGCATGGAACGACGCGGTGTTCGCGGAAAATCTGGCGGCCTGCCGCGCCGCCGCAGTCTCGCTCGTGGAGCAGCCGCTTCCGGCCGGAGCGGACGCCCGCCTCGCCGATGTCGCGGACGAAGATCGGGGCTCCATCCGTTTCTGTGCCGACGAAAGTATCCACACAGCTGCGGACCTCGGCCAGATCGCGGCGCGATATCAGGCGATCAACATCAAGCTGGACAAGACGGGCGGGCTCACCGCTGCGCTGGAACTCAAGCGTGAGGCGCTCGGCCGCGGACTGTCGATCATGGTCGGCTGCATGGTCGGCACGTCGCTTGCGATGGCGCCCGCGCTGTTGCTCGCCAACGGGGCCGACTATGTGGACCTCGATGGCCCGCTGCTGCTGGCGCGGGATCGCGACCCCGGCCTTGCCTTTGAAGGCAGCGTCATCGGCGCACTGCCTTCCGCTCTCTGGGGGTAA
- a CDS encoding TonB-dependent receptor, with protein MSKVIIAVLGTAAAGLCAEHALAQSSDRPSTLPPVTVSTEKAKKPVKKKATSSTEANRAAEPAPQDLAGPEPQTLAKPLSAAVISGATLTEARPGERDAAALLTAAPGVAVATGGGVSSLPAINGLGDERIRTELNGMLITSACANRMNPTLSYIDPSSIGKVEVYTALAPVSKGGDSIGGTISVERAPANFATVPGEVLTAATLSTFYRSNGDGFGGSARIEAATQNLNATYNGAWSKSSNYERGGGEEVRSTEYEAGNHALTLTARDGRDLYVLEGTYQKIPEQGFVNQWMDMLDNEGWSLKASVLQHYGWGTLDARAYYQHTDHYMNFLADKNGGKDAGPNEGMPMYTRGEDFGYSVKAEILTSPRDKVRVGNEFHGQTLDDWWPPVAGSMMMGPDTYWNINGGERNRVGTFAEWERKWTPSWSTLFGARNDIVWMDTGNVQPYSWTSMMQSSDIAAAKAFNARDHARTDVNFDLTALARYEPNTSSTYEFGYARKTRSPNLYERYAWGTGMMSSMMVNWFGDGNGYVGNLDLKPEVAHTISATAAWRAGSAGEYEVKVTPYYSYVENFIDVDDTGNMMFTQLKFANHDAELYGVNVSGKAPLWSSESYGRFGVNGLIGWVEGERTDGVNLYRIQPLNAKGALTHSLGNWSNTAELQLVAAKDKVQSLRNELETPGYALLNLRTSYLWGNVRFDLAAENVFDKLYYQPLGGVDLVDGGAVAGVGRSFNASVTVKF; from the coding sequence ATGTCGAAAGTCATCATCGCGGTGCTTGGCACCGCTGCCGCGGGGCTGTGCGCAGAGCACGCCCTTGCACAATCGAGCGACCGCCCGTCCACGCTGCCGCCCGTCACGGTGAGCACTGAAAAGGCAAAGAAGCCCGTAAAGAAGAAAGCGACGTCTTCGACCGAGGCTAACCGTGCGGCTGAGCCCGCGCCGCAAGACCTCGCCGGGCCGGAGCCGCAAACTCTCGCGAAGCCGCTGTCTGCGGCGGTGATTTCGGGCGCTACCCTCACGGAAGCCCGCCCCGGCGAACGCGACGCGGCCGCGCTTCTGACAGCCGCGCCCGGCGTGGCCGTCGCAACCGGCGGCGGCGTCTCCAGCCTTCCCGCCATCAACGGCCTCGGCGACGAGCGCATCCGCACCGAACTCAACGGCATGCTCATCACGTCGGCCTGCGCGAACCGCATGAACCCGACGCTGTCCTATATCGATCCATCGAGCATCGGCAAGGTGGAGGTCTACACGGCGCTTGCGCCGGTGAGCAAAGGCGGCGACTCGATCGGTGGCACGATCTCGGTCGAGCGCGCGCCCGCAAACTTCGCAACCGTTCCGGGCGAGGTGCTGACTGCGGCGACACTTTCGACATTCTACCGCAGCAATGGCGACGGCTTCGGCGGCTCGGCCCGCATCGAGGCGGCGACCCAGAACCTGAACGCCACGTATAACGGTGCGTGGAGCAAGTCGAGCAACTACGAGCGGGGCGGCGGCGAGGAAGTTCGCTCCACCGAATATGAGGCTGGGAACCACGCGCTCACGCTCACCGCGCGAGACGGCCGCGACCTCTACGTGCTCGAAGGCACCTACCAGAAGATCCCGGAGCAGGGCTTCGTGAACCAGTGGATGGACATGCTGGACAACGAGGGCTGGTCCTTGAAAGCGAGCGTCTTGCAGCATTACGGCTGGGGCACTCTCGATGCGCGCGCCTATTACCAGCACACCGACCATTACATGAATTTCCTTGCCGACAAGAACGGCGGCAAGGACGCCGGCCCCAACGAGGGCATGCCCATGTACACGCGCGGCGAAGACTTCGGCTATTCGGTGAAGGCCGAAATCCTGACCTCCCCGCGCGACAAGGTACGCGTCGGCAACGAGTTCCACGGCCAGACGCTCGACGACTGGTGGCCGCCGGTTGCGGGCAGCATGATGATGGGCCCAGACACCTACTGGAACATCAACGGCGGTGAACGAAACCGCGTCGGTACCTTCGCGGAATGGGAGCGCAAATGGACGCCATCGTGGAGCACTCTCTTCGGCGCTCGCAACGACATCGTCTGGATGGATACCGGCAACGTGCAGCCCTATAGCTGGACGTCGATGATGCAGAGTTCCGACATCGCCGCGGCTAAGGCTTTCAATGCGCGCGACCACGCCCGCACCGATGTCAACTTCGACCTGACGGCGCTTGCCCGCTACGAGCCGAACACGTCGAGCACCTACGAATTCGGCTACGCGCGGAAGACCCGCTCGCCTAATCTCTACGAGCGCTACGCGTGGGGCACGGGCATGATGTCGAGCATGATGGTCAACTGGTTCGGCGACGGCAACGGCTATGTCGGCAATCTCGATCTCAAGCCCGAGGTCGCCCACACGATCAGCGCTACGGCAGCCTGGCGCGCGGGTTCGGCCGGGGAGTACGAAGTCAAGGTCACGCCTTATTACTCCTACGTCGAGAACTTCATCGATGTGGACGACACCGGCAACATGATGTTCACGCAGCTTAAATTCGCCAACCACGATGCGGAACTCTACGGCGTGAACGTCTCCGGCAAGGCTCCGCTGTGGTCGAGCGAAAGCTATGGCCGCTTCGGCGTGAACGGACTCATCGGCTGGGTGGAAGGCGAGCGCACCGATGGCGTGAACCTCTATCGCATTCAGCCGCTCAACGCGAAGGGCGCCCTCACGCACAGCCTCGGCAACTGGTCGAACACGGCGGAACTGCAACTCGTCGCGGCGAAGGACAAGGTGCAGTCCCTCCGCAACGAGCTTGAGACGCCCGGCTATGCGCTCCTGAACCTGCGCACGAGCTATCTCTGGGGCAATGTGCGCTTCGACCTCGCCGCCGAGAACGTGTTCGACAAGCTCTATTACCAGCCACTCGGCGGGGTGGACCTCGTGGACGGCGGCGCGGTGGCGGGCGTGGGCCGCTCGTTCAATGCATCCGTCACGGTGAAGTTCTAA
- a CDS encoding DUF2946 family protein, whose product MRSRHWICSLAIIGVLLHAGTLARHHLVVFGETVAAAERLAAAEAFDEHAVCRSGAEDDSAGERQGNKVPGAPKSCLVCLGLAFAHALPPAEAPPFPPPPAYGAVLPAIPLHGSHATANVRLPQSRAPPSLQV is encoded by the coding sequence ATGCGCTCAAGGCATTGGATTTGCTCGTTAGCCATTATCGGCGTGCTGCTGCATGCCGGTACGCTTGCGCGCCACCATCTCGTCGTCTTCGGCGAGACGGTTGCGGCGGCGGAAAGGCTGGCGGCTGCCGAGGCCTTCGACGAACATGCGGTGTGTCGCTCCGGCGCTGAAGACGATAGCGCAGGCGAGCGGCAAGGAAACAAAGTGCCCGGCGCGCCGAAGTCTTGCCTCGTCTGTCTTGGCCTCGCGTTCGCGCACGCGCTGCCCCCTGCGGAAGCGCCTCCCTTCCCCCCGCCGCCTGCCTACGGCGCTGTTCTTCCGGCCATTCCCCTTCATGGTTCCCACGCGACGGCGAACGTCCGGCTGCCGCAAAGTCGCGCTCCTCCCTCTCTGCAAGTCTGA
- a CDS encoding bifunctional acetate--CoA ligase family protein/GNAT family N-acetyltransferase, protein MTIRNLDLLFNPTNVVLIGASERHGSIGKHVAENLLKGGFKGEIAFINPKRDEILGKPCFKSVDRLPFNPGLAVIATPPETVPGVVDELGRKGCRAAVVITAGVSGDLRKRMLEAARPHLLRIIGPNCLGMQVPRLGLDASFAQVLGKPGSVALVSQSGAITTAMLDWAAVEGVGFSHVVSIGDAADVDLGDMLDYLAGETTSRAVFLYIESVGDARKFMSAARRCARVKPVIAIKAGRHPEGAKAAASHTGALAGSDNVYGAALRRAGVLRVTDLDAMFDAAEMLAYVPSMPGDRVAVVTNGGGAGVLAVDSLTDFRGALATLAPETIDALDAVLPPTWSHGNPVDIIGDAGPERYRATLDAVLADPTADAVLVINCPTALASSLDGAKAVVAAVQDMRAKGRNKPVIANWLARQDETGIRDAFAAAKIPSYETPVAAVRGMMHLVHYRRAQTELMQTPPALPENLVFDAGAVSAEIAQVLAEKRDLMTEPEAKAVLAAYGIPTVPTRVARTPEEAGEAAAELLRRSPSVVVKILSRNLSHKSDIGGVRLDLMSAEAVETATHQMLTAIGEARPDAILEGVTVQPMVRRPNAYELILGITTDPTFGPVILFGAGGTGVEAIGDTAMSLTPLDLKLARDLIASTRIYKLLKGFRDRPPVDLDGLALCLVKLSSLAVQHRAIRELDINPLLIDAKGMIALDARIKVVDPAEHKPVPCAIRPYPVRWEAHETLLDGSPVTVRPIRPDDEHFYPSFMSHVTPEDLRLRLFSPVRQFSHHFLARLTQIDYAREMAFIAVRPAENGGPSEMLGVARFFADPDYEKGEYAVLIRSDLKGRGLGWVLMRQLIGYAREEGLKQLYGSVLEENTGMLQMCQELGFHIARDPDDARVFAVTLDLSSPAVDEVLKTWQHHVK, encoded by the coding sequence ATGACTATCCGCAACCTCGATCTTCTCTTCAATCCCACCAATGTCGTCCTCATCGGGGCCAGCGAACGCCACGGGTCCATAGGGAAGCATGTGGCCGAAAACCTGCTCAAGGGCGGCTTCAAGGGCGAAATCGCCTTCATCAATCCGAAACGCGACGAGATCCTCGGAAAGCCGTGCTTCAAATCGGTCGACAGGCTTCCTTTTAATCCGGGCCTTGCCGTCATCGCGACACCGCCCGAGACTGTGCCGGGCGTCGTGGACGAACTTGGCCGCAAGGGATGCCGCGCGGCGGTGGTTATCACGGCGGGCGTCTCGGGCGACCTGCGCAAGCGCATGCTTGAGGCGGCGCGGCCGCATCTCTTGCGCATCATCGGGCCGAATTGCCTCGGAATGCAGGTGCCGCGCCTCGGACTCGACGCAAGCTTCGCTCAGGTGCTCGGCAAGCCGGGCAGCGTGGCGCTCGTTTCGCAGTCGGGCGCGATCACGACCGCGATGCTCGACTGGGCTGCCGTCGAAGGCGTCGGCTTCAGCCATGTGGTTTCGATCGGCGACGCGGCGGACGTGGATCTGGGCGACATGCTCGATTATCTCGCGGGCGAAACGACGAGCCGCGCCGTCTTCCTTTATATCGAATCCGTTGGCGACGCGCGGAAGTTCATGTCGGCGGCCCGGCGATGCGCGCGTGTCAAACCCGTGATCGCCATCAAGGCGGGACGCCATCCGGAAGGCGCGAAGGCCGCCGCATCGCATACCGGCGCGCTCGCAGGGTCCGACAACGTCTATGGCGCGGCGCTCCGGCGTGCGGGTGTGCTGCGCGTGACCGACCTCGACGCGATGTTCGACGCCGCCGAGATGCTCGCCTATGTGCCGTCGATGCCGGGCGACCGCGTGGCCGTCGTCACCAATGGCGGCGGCGCGGGCGTCCTCGCCGTGGACAGCCTGACCGATTTCCGTGGCGCGCTGGCGACGCTGGCTCCCGAGACAATCGACGCGCTGGACGCGGTGCTGCCGCCAACCTGGTCACACGGCAACCCCGTCGACATCATCGGCGATGCCGGGCCTGAACGCTACCGCGCGACCCTCGATGCCGTGCTCGCCGACCCGACCGCGGATGCCGTGCTCGTCATCAACTGCCCGACGGCTCTCGCCTCGTCGCTCGACGGCGCCAAGGCGGTCGTCGCGGCGGTGCAGGACATGCGCGCGAAGGGGAGGAACAAGCCCGTTATCGCCAATTGGCTGGCGCGCCAAGACGAAACCGGCATCCGCGACGCGTTCGCGGCGGCGAAAATCCCGTCTTATGAGACGCCCGTCGCTGCCGTTCGCGGCATGATGCACCTCGTCCATTACCGCCGGGCACAAACCGAGCTGATGCAGACGCCGCCCGCCCTGCCTGAAAACCTCGTTTTCGACGCGGGCGCCGTCAGCGCCGAAATCGCGCAGGTGCTCGCGGAAAAGCGCGATCTCATGACCGAGCCGGAGGCGAAGGCCGTGCTCGCCGCCTACGGTATTCCGACCGTGCCGACGCGCGTCGCGCGGACTCCTGAAGAAGCGGGCGAGGCGGCGGCCGAGCTTCTGCGCCGTTCGCCTTCGGTCGTGGTAAAGATTTTGTCGCGCAACCTCTCTCACAAGTCCGACATCGGCGGAGTTCGTCTCGATCTCATGTCCGCCGAAGCGGTCGAAACCGCCACGCATCAGATGCTGACGGCCATCGGAGAGGCAAGGCCCGACGCGATCCTCGAAGGCGTGACCGTGCAGCCGATGGTGCGCCGCCCGAACGCCTATGAACTCATCCTCGGCATAACGACCGACCCGACCTTCGGCCCGGTGATCCTATTCGGCGCCGGTGGAACGGGCGTCGAAGCCATCGGCGACACGGCCATGTCGCTGACGCCGCTCGACCTAAAGCTTGCGCGCGACCTCATCGCATCGACCCGCATTTACAAGCTTCTGAAGGGCTTCCGCGATCGTCCTCCGGTCGATCTCGACGGGCTGGCGCTGTGTCTCGTGAAGCTTTCGTCGCTTGCGGTGCAGCATCGCGCCATCCGCGAACTCGACATCAACCCGCTCCTGATCGACGCCAAGGGCATGATTGCGCTCGACGCCCGTATCAAGGTGGTCGACCCGGCTGAGCACAAGCCGGTGCCGTGCGCCATCCGGCCCTACCCCGTGCGATGGGAAGCGCACGAAACGCTGCTTGACGGCTCGCCGGTCACGGTCCGCCCGATACGCCCGGACGACGAACATTTCTACCCCTCGTTCATGAGTCACGTGACGCCCGAGGATTTGCGCCTGCGCCTGTTCAGTCCGGTGCGGCAGTTCTCGCACCATTTTCTGGCCCGCCTCACGCAGATCGACTACGCGCGCGAGATGGCTTTCATCGCGGTGCGTCCGGCAGAAAACGGCGGGCCGTCCGAAATGCTGGGTGTGGCGCGCTTCTTTGCCGACCCGGATTACGAGAAAGGCGAATACGCCGTGCTGATCCGATCCGATCTCAAGGGGCGCGGGCTCGGCTGGGTGCTGATGCGCCAACTCATCGGTTATGCGCGCGAGGAAGGGCTGAAGCAGCTTTATGGAAGCGTGCTGGAAGAAAATACGGGAATGCTCCAGATGTGCCAGGAATTAGGTTTTCATATCGCAAGAGACCCGGATGACGCCCGTGTTTTTGCCGTAACACTGGATCTTTCATCGCCCGCCGTTGACGAAGTTTTGAAGACTTGGCAGCATCACGTAAAATAA
- the dgcN gene encoding N-acetyltransferase DgcN — protein MLIRHPYLLFLSDVPDQLSAKTAQGIVDWRRDWCLGQLRLPGCKADTGLPDKTIQQAADEGARTLIVGVVNAGGILPDHWIGVIQEALAAGLDVASGLHVRLSSIPAIADTARECDRELFDVRHSDQRFAVGKGTKRSGMRLLTVGTDCSVGKKYAALALEKEMRARGFDADFKATGQTGVFISGRGVAIDAVVADFISGAVEWISPAADISHWDLIEGQGSLFHPSFAGVSLGLLHGAQADAFVVCHEPTRRTMRGVAHPLPTIREVIDMTVRLGALTNPGIRPIGISVNTQALDEKTATETLKRLQDEHFLPATDPIRFGVGPIVDRIAADFPLTRGAVKVG, from the coding sequence ATGCTCATTCGCCATCCCTATCTGCTTTTTCTGAGTGACGTTCCCGATCAGCTTTCTGCCAAGACCGCGCAAGGCATCGTGGACTGGCGACGCGACTGGTGCCTCGGCCAGCTCCGTCTTCCGGGCTGCAAGGCCGACACCGGCCTTCCGGACAAGACCATTCAGCAGGCGGCCGATGAGGGCGCCAGGACGCTGATCGTCGGCGTTGTCAACGCGGGCGGCATTCTGCCGGATCACTGGATCGGCGTCATTCAAGAGGCGCTTGCGGCAGGGCTCGATGTGGCGAGCGGGCTGCATGTGCGGCTGTCGTCCATCCCGGCGATTGCGGATACCGCGCGCGAATGCGACCGCGAGCTGTTCGATGTGCGTCATTCGGATCAGCGTTTCGCCGTCGGCAAGGGCACCAAGCGCTCGGGCATGCGGCTTCTCACTGTCGGAACCGATTGCTCGGTCGGCAAGAAATACGCCGCGCTGGCGCTCGAAAAGGAAATGCGCGCGCGGGGCTTCGACGCCGACTTCAAGGCGACGGGGCAGACGGGCGTCTTCATCTCGGGGCGCGGTGTCGCCATCGACGCGGTGGTCGCCGATTTCATTTCGGGCGCCGTGGAATGGATTTCGCCCGCCGCCGATATCAGCCATTGGGACTTGATCGAAGGGCAGGGTTCGCTGTTCCATCCGTCCTTTGCGGGCGTGTCGCTCGGCCTCCTGCACGGAGCGCAGGCCGATGCGTTCGTCGTCTGTCATGAGCCGACGCGGAGAACCATGCGCGGCGTCGCTCATCCGCTGCCGACGATCCGCGAGGTGATCGACATGACGGTTCGGCTCGGGGCGCTCACCAATCCCGGAATCCGGCCCATTGGCATTTCCGTCAACACGCAGGCGCTTGACGAGAAAACCGCGACCGAAACCCTCAAACGGTTGCAGGACGAGCATTTCCTTCCCGCTACCGACCCGATCCGCTTCGGCGTCGGTCCGATCGTTGATCGTATCGCTGCGGACTTTCCGTTGACGCGCGGCGCGGTCAAGGTCGGCTGA
- a CDS encoding PAS domain S-box protein, producing the protein MSDKRTGLSALEGALHCFELASEAAGFGIYEYDIDNEKVRWSGYMRRLLGIPEDSKACMDSVLPCIHPEDRERIHRAAKAIVRTVGRYHNEFRIVRPGGEVRWLLDRGQSLGPVNPATGKVALSIGTLIDVTEQRRAEMDRALWESRFRSIYKYSLAGIAITGPDGRFLECNPAYSKLVGYSESELRAKHFSELFHPDDFAEQFELARALQAGEISFIDVEGRYVHKSGQSVWTHKIVSLLPDESGGGARFAIVLATDITKRKQAEEALRESERRERLRRHDLEAVLEAVPAGVIFGEDRACSRLSLNRMAQDILGMPAKVTVEGMPRLVRALKDGRLIERGDFPLHWAAKTGRSFFGEDVELHYADGSTRFIYGNALPLFDEHGEIRGAVGAFFDCTQWKLAEKALRDSEATLARDAEALRRLNDASSRLWRARDLASGLDEVLGAAIELLGADRGGIHVYDAERGIIRLAAVRGYDEAIVSAFDETRIDDYPVLADAIRSGETLTIRDIETDPRLQPPQYQEVAKILGFRAAQFCPLVVRDGTVLGLLTTQFSQPHDLSEQDFQRLALFVRQATDFLERCRADDARKESEERLRAIVDTAVDAIIVIDDAGLIQSINPSGERIFGYSEEELAGQNIGILMPEQNLALHNSYIANYLKTGKAMLMGTGRELMHRRKDGTVFTADTAIAEWHFAGKRFFTGTIRDITERKRHEEEVQLLLREVNHRSKNMLALVQAIARQTVSTNAEDFLERFEERVRALAAAQDLLVKSEWKGVVLAELIRSQLAHFLDAIGQRISLDGPPLFISASAAQTLGMALHELATNAGKYGALSSGEGTIHVSWSARHDACDDSDSFELEWREAHGPRVNSRAKEGFGSTVLGPMTEMSLDAQVQFDFEPTGVIWRLQCPLKNVVEGRSAASVPAKPLPMGPQSGRGYVLVVEDEALVALEIVQTLREAQFDVLGPARSVAQALEILKEFRFSAAVLDINLGAETSEAVALELNRRGIPFVIVSGYSLDQLPLAFHGVPALAKPLRPDILKTELLRLMREDSPWPVI; encoded by the coding sequence ATGAGCGACAAAAGAACAGGCCTCTCTGCGCTGGAAGGTGCCCTTCATTGCTTTGAGCTCGCCAGCGAAGCGGCCGGATTCGGCATTTACGAATACGACATCGACAACGAAAAGGTGCGTTGGTCCGGCTATATGCGGCGCCTCCTCGGCATTCCCGAGGATAGCAAGGCGTGCATGGACAGCGTGCTCCCCTGCATCCACCCGGAAGACCGCGAGCGCATTCATCGGGCGGCGAAGGCCATTGTGCGAACGGTGGGACGGTATCACAACGAATTCCGCATCGTGCGTCCGGGTGGGGAGGTGCGCTGGCTTCTGGACAGGGGGCAATCGCTCGGTCCCGTCAATCCGGCGACGGGCAAGGTGGCGCTCTCCATCGGCACGCTGATCGACGTGACGGAGCAGAGACGGGCCGAAATGGACCGCGCCCTCTGGGAAAGCCGGTTCCGCAGCATCTACAAATATTCGCTCGCCGGAATCGCCATCACCGGACCCGATGGCCGTTTTCTCGAATGCAATCCCGCTTACAGCAAGCTGGTCGGATATTCGGAGAGCGAGCTTCGCGCGAAGCATTTTTCCGAGCTGTTCCATCCCGACGATTTCGCGGAGCAGTTCGAACTCGCTCGGGCACTTCAGGCGGGCGAAATCTCGTTCATCGACGTTGAAGGCCGCTATGTGCACAAAAGCGGCCAGTCGGTCTGGACCCACAAGATCGTTTCCCTGCTGCCCGATGAGAGCGGAGGCGGAGCGCGCTTCGCAATAGTCCTCGCGACGGACATAACGAAACGCAAGCAAGCCGAGGAGGCGCTGCGCGAGAGCGAGCGTCGGGAGCGGCTCAGGCGGCACGATCTCGAAGCCGTGCTTGAAGCGGTCCCGGCTGGCGTGATTTTCGGAGAAGACCGCGCCTGCTCGCGCCTCAGCCTCAATCGCATGGCGCAGGACATTCTTGGGATGCCCGCGAAAGTTACGGTTGAAGGAATGCCACGCCTCGTCAGGGCACTGAAGGACGGACGCCTCATCGAGAGGGGCGATTTTCCGCTTCATTGGGCGGCGAAGACCGGGCGCTCTTTTTTTGGCGAGGATGTAGAACTTCACTATGCCGATGGCAGCACGCGTTTCATTTATGGCAACGCCTTGCCACTCTTCGACGAGCACGGAGAGATTCGGGGCGCTGTGGGAGCGTTTTTCGACTGCACGCAATGGAAGCTTGCGGAAAAAGCCCTGCGCGACAGCGAAGCGACGCTGGCGCGCGACGCGGAGGCGCTTCGCCGCCTCAATGACGCGAGTTCGAGGCTCTGGCGCGCGCGCGATCTGGCAAGCGGGCTCGATGAAGTGCTCGGCGCGGCCATCGAGCTTCTGGGAGCGGATCGCGGAGGGATTCATGTTTACGACGCCGAGCGCGGCATCATCCGCCTTGCAGCCGTCCGAGGCTATGACGAGGCAATCGTCAGTGCCTTCGATGAGACCAGGATCGACGACTATCCCGTTCTCGCCGACGCTATACGAAGCGGCGAAACGCTCACCATCAGGGATATCGAAACCGATCCCCGGCTCCAGCCCCCACAGTACCAGGAGGTAGCCAAGATCCTGGGATTCCGGGCGGCCCAGTTTTGTCCTCTCGTTGTGCGGGACGGTACAGTTCTGGGATTGCTGACCACTCAGTTTTCGCAGCCGCACGATCTTTCGGAACAGGATTTTCAGCGGCTCGCTCTCTTCGTTCGCCAGGCCACGGACTTTCTGGAACGCTGTCGTGCTGACGATGCACGAAAGGAGAGCGAAGAACGTCTGCGCGCGATCGTGGACACCGCCGTCGATGCAATCATCGTCATTGACGATGCAGGGCTGATCCAGTCGATCAATCCGTCCGGAGAACGCATCTTCGGCTACAGCGAAGAAGAACTCGCCGGCCAGAATATCGGAATTCTGATGCCCGAGCAGAACCTCGCACTCCACAATTCCTACATCGCCAACTATCTGAAAACCGGCAAAGCGATGCTAATGGGTACCGGCCGCGAACTCATGCACAGGCGGAAGGATGGCACCGTCTTCACGGCCGATACGGCCATCGCGGAATGGCATTTTGCCGGCAAGCGCTTTTTTACCGGCACAATTCGCGACATCACCGAGCGGAAGCGGCATGAGGAAGAAGTGCAGCTTCTGCTGAGGGAGGTGAACCATCGATCCAAGAATATGCTCGCCCTCGTTCAGGCTATCGCGCGGCAAACCGTATCCACCAACGCCGAAGACTTTCTTGAGCGCTTCGAGGAGCGCGTGCGCGCCCTTGCGGCCGCGCAGGATCTGCTTGTCAAATCGGAGTGGAAAGGCGTCGTTCTCGCGGAACTGATCCGTTCTCAGCTTGCGCATTTTCTCGACGCCATTGGACAGAGGATCTCGCTCGACGGTCCGCCGCTGTTCATTTCGGCTTCGGCGGCTCAGACGCTCGGAATGGCTTTGCATGAACTCGCGACGAACGCGGGAAAATATGGCGCGCTCTCTTCAGGCGAGGGCACGATCCACGTCAGCTGGTCCGCACGGCACGACGCGTGTGACGATTCCGACAGCTTCGAACTGGAATGGCGCGAGGCGCATGGACCGCGCGTTAACAGTCGAGCCAAGGAAGGTTTCGGCTCCACCGTTCTCGGGCCGATGACCGAAATGAGCCTCGATGCGCAGGTTCAGTTTGACTTCGAGCCGACCGGTGTGATCTGGCGCCTGCAATGCCCGCTGAAGAACGTGGTCGAGGGACGATCAGCAGCTTCCGTTCCAGCCAAGCCTCTGCCGATGGGGCCGCAGTCGGGGCGCGGATACGTTCTTGTCGTGGAGGACGAAGCGCTCGTCGCCCTCGAAATCGTGCAGACGCTGAGGGAAGCGCAGTTCGACGTTCTGGGGCCGGCGCGCAGTGTGGCGCAAGCCCTGGAAATTCTGAAGGAATTCCGTTTCAGCGCTGCTGTGCTCGATATCAATCTCGGAGCGGAAACATCGGAAGCCGTCGCGCTCGAACTCAATCGGCGCGGTATTCCGTTCGTGATCGTATCGGGGTACTCGCTCGACCAGCTTCCGCTGGCGTTTCATGGCGTGCCCGCGCTTGCGAAGCCGCTGCGACCGGACATTCTCAAGACCGAGTTGCTCCGCCTCATGCGTGAAGATAGCCCGTGGCCGGTGATCTGA